Genomic DNA from Mus musculus strain C57BL/6J chromosome 11, GRCm38.p6 C57BL/6J:
CCTGATGATGAGACAGGCCTTGGTAGGagactaaagaaaaaaagagctgaGAGTGGAGACGAAAGTCGGGCTGGACAAGTGGCACGCGCCGAAACCTGCAGGGGAAGGATGGCGAGGAGCCTTTCCAGGGGCGTCTGAGGGTACTGGCTCCGCAGCGACCCAGGCGCACCTGtatggaaaggagaggaaggggccACTTGGAGTCTGCAGGGCAGACTCCGACCCCAGGGACTTCTGAGAAGCCGTCGCCTATTTCCCATCAACGGTTAGAGCCAGGCAAATGAAGGGGCGTGACCCTGGAGCTCaggtttcttcctcttcacctggACGAGGAGGGGGTAGGGGCCAAGACTTCCGGTTCAGGTGAGTGTCCCTTCAGTGACGTCAGGTCACTCGACTGCCCCTCTGGTCCCGCCCAAGTTGCAGCGCTCCGGGTGCCTGCGGGGGCGCGTCCCCGACGTCCTGCATATATATACTCAGGTGCGCCGCACCTGCTCGCCCGCACCTGCCGCCGCACCGCCAGCTCCCTGTGCCGCGCACCGCAGCCTGGGGCCCAAGGGCCCGCATACTTTCTGGGGGCCACGCCCTAACGGCCCCTCCACTTCTTTGGGTAGTCTCGGAGCACGCCGGTAGGAACCGCCCGGCCTTCGGGGACCGCTTTTGTCTGGAACCAGTCCTTCGGGCGAAGCCGGTTCCCTCTGCTGTGAGAGTGTCGCTTCACCGGAGGGGACGATTTGTGTTTACCTCGGTTAACAAGATTTGTAGTTACCCGgtccaaaaaaaaatctttttctccTTTGGGTGACTTAAATCTCTATCCAAATTTTCTTGTGTTGCTGCTCCccggatttttgtttttttgtttttttgctttactGTAGGGTCGCCCTCCCGGCGCGTCCCGTCTTTTCTGAGACAAGGAAATGGCCAACTCGGGCCTGCAACTGCTGGGCTTTTCAATGGCCATGCTTGGCTGGGTGGGCCTGATAGCGAGCACTGCCATCCCTCAGTGGCAGATGAGCTCCTATGCGGGCGACAACATCATCACAGCCCAGGCCATGTACAAGGGGCTCTGGATGGAGTGCGTCACGCAGAGCACCGGCATGATGAGCTGCAAAATGTACGACTCGGTGCTCGCCCTGCCGGGTAAGGCCGTGGGACCGACGGGGCGGACGTGCCCAGGGTCAAGGTGGCCGGGTTGGGTGTGGGGCAGGGCCCAGGCCGCACTGCCCGGCGCCCGGGGTTGccagggaggaggaagtggacgCCTTGGGCTCAGTCGgtgggacagagagagagcgTGCCTGGGATCTGATCTGGGTGTCCCACGTGGGTCCACGCCCCTCTGCccagattttttttgggggggtttccTGGGCGAAGCACCCCCCAACCCCTGGCAGTCAGTggtctctctcttcccctgcttCTTTCTCTGGACAAAAGGAGAAGAGGGACGGAGGTTCTCAGGGCCGCGGAATCGTGCCCTCGTTAGACGTGGGACCGTACTTGTGGCCTCTAATCTTATCGGCCGATTAGCTGAAGCCACAAACTCGGTGGCCTCGATAGCGGGGCCAAAGCTAGGACACGCGCCGGCTGGTGTGGCTGGAGCGAGGGCCTTAGCCGCCACCTGCACTTCTCTTTcgccccctttctcccttcccccctaCCTGGAACGGTTTCATCGAAACCTTGGCGCCCCGGGCGGGTTCTGGAGCGCAGGGCGGGGCGGGGAGCGGAAAGGACTTGGTGGCGGGATGGGGGCGGGAACCGTCTGCACAAGGCCTGCCTTGGACTAGGGGGCCCCAGGCTGCCGGCGGAACCAGACAGGCGGACCACGGTCCAGGGGTTAGTGGGCGCGGTCTGCAGCACTAAGGCTGGCGCCATCCTAAGGCTACCTGCCATTTCCAGCAATGACCGCCGCCTTCCTCCCCTGCAGGAGCCCTGCAGGCCACTCGAGCCTTAATGGTGGTGTCCCTGGTGTTGGGCTTCTTAGCCATGTTTGTCGCCACGATGGGCATGAAGTGCACACGCTGTGGGGGAGATGACAAAGCGAAGAAGGCCCGAATAGCTATGACTGGAGGCATTGTTTTCATTGTGGCAGGTGAGCCTCAAGGGTCCAGGGTGGGACCAAGGGGCTCAGTCTTTCACCCAGAAGAGCATAGTCAAGATCTTGGTCTGGACACCCAATACCAgaatcttctttctctttctaggtCTTGCTGCCTTGGTAGCATGTTCCTGGATTGGTCATCAGATTGTCACAGACTTTTATAACCCCTTGACGCCCATGAACGTTAAGTAAGTCTCCAGTCTAAAGAACCAGTAAGAACCAGATTAtgctgggcgtggtagcacacgcctttaatcccagtacttgggagacagaggcaggcggatctctgagttcgaggccagcctggtctacaaagtgagttccaggacagccaaggctacacagagaaaccctgtcttgaaagaacaaacaaaaagattatgTGGACTTGGGAGACATCAGGTCCGTTTTGACTCCAATCTTTTCTCCCTACAGGTACGAGTTTGGACCTGCCATCTTTATCGGCTGGGCAGGGTCTGCTCTGGTCCTTCTGGGAGGTGccctgctctcttgctcctgtccAGGCAGTGAAAGCAAAGCTGCGTACCGAGCACCCCGCTCTTACCCCAAGTCCAATTCCTCCAAGGAATACGTGTGAGCTGGGGAGCCCAGCCTGCGGGCAGGGTGGGAGGCAAAGGCCTCCTGGCCACTCcacctccaaacatcatgtataGTTTGCTTGGGGGGAGGGCAGTTGGGGGGTTACTGGGAGAGGAAGACATGGGGTGTGCTTTTgtacagaaataaaattaagttttggA
This window encodes:
- the Cldn7 gene encoding claudin-7 precursor, yielding MANSGLQLLGFSMAMLGWVGLIASTAIPQWQMSSYAGDNIITAQAMYKGLWMECVTQSTGMMSCKMYDSVLALPGALQATRALMVVSLVLGFLAMFVATMGMKCTRCGGDDKAKKARIAMTGGIVFIVAGLAALVACSWIGHQIVTDFYNPLTPMNVKYEFGPAIFIGWAGSALVLLGGALLSCSCPGSESKAAYRAPRSYPKSNSSKEYV